One window from the genome of Thermococcus siculi encodes:
- a CDS encoding DUF257 family protein, which yields MTMVETNRTSLEEYLENIKPGEDVLLEYTSREPAHVLFHCLMKCLKERGYSTVIVDELDQLHVFKVQLKLAGADTSPIDSARVIKVGGTLQTGNVIGRVDLSKEIPIRKKYYEEILEKIGEDYTVRIVLGFDKILAMHEESRKELETLFSYMIRPHLGDERRTTVYFINTDLVSERTLMEFREHASRVFRARMLAGDLLLEVVKSPIPSEYGNEIKVRLEDL from the coding sequence ATGACTATGGTGGAGACTAATAGAACATCCTTGGAGGAATACCTCGAAAATATCAAACCCGGAGAGGACGTTCTTCTGGAATACACCTCCAGAGAGCCGGCTCACGTTCTCTTCCACTGCCTGATGAAGTGTCTGAAGGAACGTGGGTATTCCACCGTCATCGTGGACGAACTCGATCAGCTTCACGTATTCAAAGTCCAGCTCAAACTGGCCGGTGCCGACACCTCGCCAATAGACTCGGCGCGGGTGATAAAGGTAGGAGGCACGCTCCAGACGGGGAACGTTATTGGAAGAGTCGACCTCAGTAAGGAGATTCCGATTAGAAAGAAGTACTACGAGGAGATCCTGGAGAAAATCGGTGAGGACTATACCGTGAGGATAGTGCTGGGCTTCGACAAGATTCTGGCGATGCATGAGGAGAGCAGGAAGGAGCTGGAGACCCTGTTCAGCTATATGATACGCCCCCACCTCGGGGACGAGAGGAGAACGACGGTTTACTTCATAAACACCGACCTGGTGAGCGAGAGAACCCTCATGGAGTTCAGAGAGCACGCCAGCAGGGTGTTCAGGGCCAGGATGCTGGCCGGAGACCTCCTCCTGGAGGTCGTTAAGTCCCCAATCCCCTCGGAGTACGGGAACGAAATAAAGGTAAGGCTGGAGGACCTCTGA